The segment GGTCAGCGGCGGTCGGCCCTCGCTGTTGAACGTGGTCGGCACCGGCGGGAGCTGCCAGGACTGGCGCAACGCGAAGTCGGCGACGGACCAGTTGATGGTGCCGCCGAACCACGCCAGACCGTTGAAGAAGAACCAGGGGTCGAACTCGGACGCCGGCCCGGCGGCGGCCGCGGTTTTGGCGAGGGCCAGAGCCTTGGCCGAGGCGGGGTCCGACGTGAGGTCCGATGCGGGGTCCGAGGCGGTGGTCGAAGTGATCTCGCCGCCCTGGTACCTGACGGGCAGGAACCCCACCGGGGGCAGGAATCCGAAGGTGTTCGCGGCCATTGTTCTGTCGGCCGTCCCGCCGGCCGCGATCTGGTCGATCTGGTCCTGGAACTGGAGGAACCTGGCCTGGCCGTCGGCGTCGCGCCGGTCGGCCACCGCCGCCGACCATTCCGAGGGAACCGGATCGGGTGTGGTGATCCTGCGCCGGGCCGACCAGTTGTCGAGGTCGACGACGCTCTGGCCGGTCCAGCGGAAGACCGCCAGCGGCACATCCAGGTCGGTGAGGTCCGCCGGGTCGAGGCGGTCGAACCCGGAGTACGCCGGGTCGAAGGAGAACGGGTAGACCGGCAGATTCACCAACTGCTCGGTGCCGAAGCACCAGTGGGCCGTCAGGTTCCGGAGGTTCTGCGATGTGGCGGCGACACCGGCGACCGCGGTGAGGGCGGGCAGCGCGATCGCCCGTATCTCCACCCCCTCCGCCGTCCAGCGGGCCGCGCACCCCGGTGACATGGTGCTGTCCGGCGGCGGTGCCAGCGGTGCCTGCCCCTGCCGCTGCTGGACCGGACGGGCCGTGAGCAGGTAGACGCCCGAGGCGACGCTGGTGGTGGAGCCACCGCCTGTCGACCCGGAACAGCGGCTGAACGTCACGGTGTTGGCGGTGGTGGTGTTGGTCGCGAGGGCCAGCGGCAGGGTGATGGTCTTCGGTGCGACCACCGGCTGCCCGGACGGGCTGATGCCCACGCCTGTCGCGATGGTGAGGGTGGTGGCCGCCGACGTCACCCAGAGCCCGTGCACGATGCCGGTGCCGGCCGCCTGACCGATGCGGGCGTCCCGGGTGAGCAGGCTCGCCTGGCCGGTCGCCAGGTCCTCGGCGACCAGGAGCCGACCGTTGACGTAGTTGGGCAGCAGCGCGCCGCCGGTGAAGTCCGATCCGATCGTCTGGCTGCTCATCGCGTCCGGCTCCGCCCAGTGGTGGCCTTCCGGGCGACGGCCTTGGTGCCGGCGGCCTTGGTGCCGGGAGCCGCGACCCGGTGGAAGGCCACGATGCTCGACTCACTCTGGTCCCAGCCGACGAACCCGATGGCGGCGGCGTCGATCCAGTCCGCCAGCCCGGTGGTGCCGGACGTCGCATCGGCGAGGACGAAGCCCTCCGCGGGGAAGACGAAGCGTACGTAGGCCGGGAACGGGCGCTTGCCGCCCGGCACATCGGTCGTCACGGTCCAGGCGTTGCCGAGGAGCGGGTCCTGGGTGAGGCCGGTGACCGTCAGCGGATCGCCGGTGATCTCGTCGAACGCCCGCACCTGCGGGGTCTCCACGGTCATGTCGTCCCGGGCGCCCCGTGGTCCGGGATGGAACCACAGCTCGAAGCTGAGCTGTTGGTCCGTCGCCCCGGTGTCGCTGATCGTCACGAACTCGGCGCCGGCGACCGGCGTGACGGCGACGGGCGCACCGGACAGCGATGCCTCGGCCAGTGTCCCGGTGCTCGCCGGTGCGGCGGCCGTCGCGTAGGCGAGGACGGCTCCGGTCTCGGTCGTGTTGAGGAATCGGGAGCCGTGGTCACGCCATTGGTCCAGGGTGTAACCGGCACCGATGATGACGGAGTCGGACTCGAACCTCGCGCTCAACTGCTGGCCGTTGGTGAACTTGGCGCCGGGCGGAGGCGTCAGCGTCCACACGTTGGAAAAGTCCGGGGAGCCTCCCTTGGCGACCACCGAGAACGACCATGTGGCGCCGGCCTCCGTGACGACCGGGACGGGCCCGATGAGGTTGACCGGGTACGTCGCGTGGAACCAGGCGTCGATGGTGAAGGCACCCGCTGTGGACAGGTTGGGCACCAGCGTCACCAGCTCGATCGGCTCGACGGCCTTCGCTTCGGGCGAGGGCAGTTCCTGGATCACCTGGGTGTTCAGTACGCACGGCCGGCCCTGGTCGAATACCTCGGCGAACTGGACGACGGGGTTGCTGGGGTCGAACGGGGGCCAGACGCCGGTGCTCAGCTGAATGGACCCGAGCAGAATCGCGGGGTCCGAGGACTCCGCCGGCGCGATCAGGTCCGGTTCGAGCTGTGGCCGGACCTCGGTGACCCAGATGGCGAAGATCTGATCCCAGGTCCTCAGAGCCCACCGCTTGCTGATCTGATAAATCACGCCCGACGGCTGGTCTATGTCCCCCGGTCCGTCCTGCGCCTTGCCGGCCAGGGCGCGGACCGCGTCGAGCAGCGCGGTATCGCCGGGCAGGTTCGGATCGGGCTCATCGACGACCTCGACCGACCCGAGGAGCCGTCCCAGCCGGCGGTCGCTGTCCCAGCGTGGCATCGGCGGAGGCTCCCACCGCAGATCGACGTTCCAGGAGTCGCGGATCCGGGAGGCCACCTGGGTCTGTTCGCCGCTGCTGCACGGCCGGCCGGGCAGGGGCACCAGGTTGTCCAGGCAGGAGGCGTAGCTCGCGACGACGTAGACGGTGGTGTCCCCGCTGCCGTCGCCGTGCTGCCGGACGATTCCGGGATGCGCCTGGTCCTGGGCGACCAGCCAGCTGCCGAGCCGGACGCACTGGGCGTCGCGGATGACGAACTCCCGGCCCCACTGGTCGATGCCCACTCCGGGGCTGACGGTGACGGTGTAGTCCCGGGTGCCGTCGGTGGTCGGTTCGGCGCACACCTTCAGGCCATAGCTGGTGCCGTAGCCGTGCAGCACGCGACGGTGCCGGTAGTCCTTCTCCTGGTGGTAGAGCTGTTCCTGGAGAAACTCGTCCAGGCCGAGCACCATCCCGTAGGCATAGTTGACCCGTTGGTCGGGGCTCAGCGTTCCGGTTGTCAGGGATACGCAGGGTTCGGTGGCGGTCATCGCAGACTTCTCCTGAGCTCTACAAGGCGGGAAAGGCGCCGATCCGGTCGCGATCGCTCACGACCCGGTCGGTGATGTCGAAGGGGTGGCCGTAGCCGAGATATCCGGCGGCGAGCACGCCGCTGCCGGTCACCATCGGCGCGTACGACGGGCCGTGGCCGATCTCGGTGTCGATGCCGAGACGGGCCTGGCCGATCACGAACAGCTCGTAGTAACGGCGGAGTTCGAACCCGGTGTGGGCCGGCTTCGCGGCCGCCACGATGCGGGTCACCATGGCCGCGTCGTCGGCCGACAGCCCGACGGGCACGAGTACGTCGAACCGGTGGGCGGACCGGCGGACCCGGGTGCGCGGGTCAGGGTCGGCGGCGGCGTCCACCGAGCCGGGCGGCGCTCCGTACGCCACGCCGCCGGCGTCACGCGTCAGGAACCGCTCCACCACCCGGATGCCCGACGCGGATCCCGCACCGACCGTCCCGACCGGGTCGAAGACATGCTCGTCCACGACCGGATCGAGGAACACCCGCAGCGTCGCGACGAGACCCGGGACGGTGCCACGGCGGCGGTAGAACCTGTCGACGTGCCGGATCAGGAAGCGCCGCCTTTCGGTGTCCCAGAGCGGGTCGAGGGCGAGTCCGAACCAGGCCGCCAGCCACGGCAGGTCGGCGGTGGGCGCGGTGCGCGCGTCGAGGAGCAGGTGGGAGTGCTCGATCTTCTCCTCGATCGCGGTGTAGAGGCCCTCGGCGTTGGCGAGGAACCTCTCCAGGAAACGGTCCTGTCCCTGGTTCTGCGCGTAGACCGAGGGCAGATAGTGCTCGGGGTAGGAGAACCGGGGGTACCAGGCGCGCAGCGAGCGGAGCAGGGGCGAGGAGCGGCCGCCGCCGGTGAGGGTGACCTCCACCTGGAGGTACCGGCCGGTCACCCCCTGGAACAGCAGCTCCCAGGTGCCGGTGCCGTCGGGCAGCGTGCCGTCGGCCTGCCGCCGGTCGGCCCAGACGTCGAGCCACGGCAGCTCCGGGCCGCCGGACCGCAGGTACGGCGCCGGCTGGGCGAGCCATGGCTGCAGCGGCAGCAGGGCGGGGTCGTCGCCGCCACGGGCCCGGATCGTCACGGCGGTGCCGGTCGGCACCTGGGCGTCCAGGAAGAGCCGGTGCCATACGCACCCGGGGAGTTGGCTGTCGAATGTCTCGCCCGGGATCGCCCCGGCGGGGTCAGCGGTGCCGGCCGGTGTCACGAGGGTCGCCGTCGAGGCGAACCGGCACTCGTTGAACACCTCCAGGGAGATCCAGCGTTCGCCGAAGTCGTACCAGGCGCCCGCGCCGGAGCGGACCAGCGCCCGCCCGGCCCAGCGGCGCATCGGCAGGAAGTCGTCGTGCGCCCGCACCTCGCCGGTGCCGGGATCGAGGGTGAAGGCGATCACCTGCTTGCCCTCGGCGTCGCCCACGTAGAGCACAGGTGGCGGCAGCGGTCCCGTCGCGGGCGGCCCCGCCGGGTAACAGAAGTCGTGACCGAGCAGCGAGTACAGCGTCGGGGTGTTCGTCGGGTCGCGGGGGTCGATGACCTCGACGACATCGCGCAGCGGTGTCGTCCACCGCAGTTGACCGCGGTCGAAGCGGTACAGCGTGGAGTAGCCGCGCCCGGGGTCGGCGTCCATGACCAGCACGCTGTCGTCGGGTCCGGAGCCGGTTCCGGGTCCTGGTTCGATGCTGACGGGATGGATCGGGGCCCCGGCGGCGTCGAGCAGCGGCCACGGCGTGGGGGCGCCCTGCTGTCCGCAGAGCCGCAGGTGTTCGTCGAGCCGCCAGTAGCAGGAGTGCTCGGAGTCGAGCACCAGGGCGCCGCCGTCGGCGGTGTCGGCGAGGTCCCACGGGTTGAACGGGACGCCGCCGGGCCACCGCATCCGCAGCGGCGCACCGCCGCCGCGCAGGTCGAAGACGAGCAGCCCGGCCTCGCAGGGCTCGTCCTGGGACCGGTAGCCGACGAGCAGGTACTGGTGGGTGGTGACCGCCAGCCCCTGGAGCAGGATCCTCACCGGCGGGCACGTACCGGCGTGGGTGAACGCGCCGGCGTCGGCGGTCAGGCAGGCGCAGCTGCTCGCCAGGTCGTCGACGGACCACCATGTGCCGGCGGCGTGTGCCGAGGCGGCGCGCCCGCGGATGGTGCGCCGGTCGGAGTCGATCCAGTACCAGTCGCCGTTGCCGTCCCGGCCGGCGCCCCTCCGCGTGCCGGGGTCGATCGGCGTGGTGCGGCCCGCCCGGCGGAACAGCGGTGTGTCGCGGCGCAGCCGCAGCACCCCGAGGTCCGCGTCGTACTCCCAGGCGGTACTGGTCGTCGAGGGTGCGGAGTCCGCCCACGCCTGCGACAGCGCGAGCCCGGAGGCCGTGTCGATGCAGCGGCCCCAGTCGTCAATGCCGTTGACGACGTGGTACTGGGAACCCTGGACGTCCATGACACTCCTGTCCTGTTCACGGTCTTTCGGGCGGGCGTACGGCGGGGTTTCGCGGTCCGGGGACGGTTCAGCAGGTGTCGGGCACGACCGGCACGGGCACCTGGGTCGGTGGCGCCGGCTGGCTGCCCCCGGTCAGGCCGGCCGGGTCCGGCGCGGGCCCGGAGGCCACCGTCACCGTCGCGGCGGGCAGTCGCAGTCCGCTGATCGGCACCGAGTCGACCGGCGAGACCACGGATCCGTTGGCGTCGGTCATGGCGATCAGGACAGAGTCGACGTACCGCACCCCCGCGACGCGGGTGGCGACCGCCTCGATGTCCTGCGGCCGTACGTCGACGCCCAGGGGCCAGCCGGTCCCGGAGGCCGCCGGCGCGATCAGGCCGTCGTCGGCGGCGGTCGGCGGCAGCCCGCCGGTCAGCGGGGAGAGAAAGGCCTGAACGGCCTTGGCGACGGCCTGTTCGACGATCGACGGGACCTGGCCGGGGAGCGTGGCGATTCCGACGGAGACCCAGATCGGCTGGTACTCCGGTCCGCGTACGTGCAGTTCGGTGGTGACCAGCCGGCGTGGATCCAGCCATCCGCACACCGCGCCCAGGAACTGCCGGTCGGGCTGCGGGGTCTGCGGCCGCAGCGGGTCCGAGCGGGGGATGACGAGTACGGTCACCATCCCCGCCCAGTTCTGCGGCTCGCCGGGGTGGTCGGGGTTGAACAGCGGCAGCACCTCGACCCGGCCGAGGTCGACGCCCGGTGTCCGCCGGGTGAGGTCCCGGAAGTCGTCGGCGGTGACGAGCCGGTCGCGGTGGCGAAGCCAGCGGGTCACCGCGCTCTCGCCGTCGGCGGTGGACTCCCCGTCGCCCGCGCCCCAGGTCGGCACCGGGTTGGTGACGGCGAAGCCGCCGGGCAGTACGACGCTCCGGCTGATCCCGCCGATCGCCACCTGGCCCTGGAGCCCGCCGCCCGAAGAGTACGAGGCGCGGATCGCGGCCCCGCGCGGCGGGCGCAGCCCGGCCAGGCCGTTGCCGAAGGTGAGGAGGCCGGTGGCGCGTTCCAGGGTGAAGACGGCGTCGGCGGGGCCCGCCGCGTAGATGTCGTCGATCTCGGACCAGGTGTGCCAGGTGCCGTCGATGTCCTGTACCTCGACGGTGAGAGCGTGCGGCGCGCCGTCTCCGAGGACCGGGGTCCTGGCCAGCGTGAAGGTCTGGAACGGCGTGCCCTTGCCGATGCCGACGCTCTCGGACGGGACCGTCACGGACTGCACCGCCCGGGTGGCGTTGACGCCCGCCCAGGTGATGCGGCCGGTCGGCGCGTCGCTCGCGGCGGACAGCGAGGCCAGTGTCGTGTGCGAGCCGTTGTCCGCGGCGGAGTCCCCGCCCGTGCAGCCGCAGTCGCAACCGCTGCCGGTGCCGCTTCCGGTGCCCGTGCCGGCTGTCGTGGGCTGGTAGCGCAGCCGGATCCAGCTCACCAGGCGGGCCGCCACCGCGGCGTCGTCGATCCGTGGCGGGAAGTCGCCGGTGCCCTCCTCCTCGGGGTCGAAGGCCCACAGCAGCAGCTGTTCGTACGGTGGCAGCGTCACCTGCACCAGGCCGGGGCGGTCGAGCACGGCCTCGGCGTAGGTCACCGGCAGCCGGGTGTAGCGGGCCGGTCCGACGCCGATGCCGGGGCCCGACAGACCGGATGTGTCGGGTTCGGGCGCGGCGATCTCGAACACCAGCCCGGGATCGACGGCCGGGGTGTCGGTGTTCTGCGGGGGAAGGACCTGACCGGGCGTACGGGTCGCCGGGTAGACGCCGATCGACAGGCTCTGGCCGGCGATCGCCCGGCGTACGGCGTCCAGGTCGGCGTTCTTCGGTGCGAGCAGCGCGACCCACAGCGAGCGGTCGATGGTGCCGTTGACCTGGTCGGCCAGATCGACGACCGGGTCGGGCCTGCCGGTGGCCGGCGGGTCGAGCGACACCGGCTTGTAGAAGGTGAGGATGTCGGTGTCGGACTCCAGGAACGTCTGGTACAGCAGCTTGTAGCGGTTCTGGGTGGCGAGGTCGAGGGCGGTCTGCGGCTGCTTGTAGTACACCGCCGAGCTGACCGGGAGCACGGCCATCGGGACGCCCGTGGTGAAGGGCACCTGCCCGGCCCGGACCTCGGTGCCGGCCGGCACCGCCAACGGCGGTGCGAGCGGCCCCTTGTCGTTGCTGATCGTGATGAGGCCGGTGCCGGGGCTGGGCGGCTGGAGGGCGATCCCCAGCATGGTGAGGAACTTGAGCCGATTGGCCTCGGGGATCCGGTTGCTGCGGTAGAGCAGGTTCTCGGTGAGGAACGCGAACAGTTCGAGGATGGTGACGCCGGGGTCGCTCTCGTTGAGATTGGTCCATTCCGGTGTGTGCACCGGTACGCGGGCCAGCGTCTCCCGGACGAGCTGGTCGAAGGAACGGTCATCGAGGACCGGGATCTGGATCGTCACGACTGGACCTGGCCTTCCGCGCTGAGGGTCATCTGCAGCCGCTCGCGGGTGCTGGTAGCGATCAGGGTGTAGGTGATGGTGAGGTCGACGTCGCGCGGGTCGCCGGCGTTGACCTCGGCGGCGACGTCGTCCAGCCGGATGCGCGGCTCCCACCGGGTCAGGGCGCGCTGGACGTCCTCGATGATCAGCCGGAGCGTGGTCACCGTGTTCGGCTCGAACAGGTACCGGTCGAGCCCGCATCCGAAGCCGGGGCGCTCGACGCGTTCCCCGGGGCTCGTACGGAGGATCGTGCAGATGCACTCGCGTACGTTGATCTCACCCGCGGACCGGACGATGCCGCCGTCGGGACCGACCCGGGGCGGGAACGAGATCCCCTGTCCGTAGAGCTCTGCCGGCGATGTCATGGTGTCGGTCCCTTCGGAGTCGGAGCGTCGTCGGCGATCCCGCTCGCGAATCTGAACGGGTGGGTCCGCACGCTCAGTACCGGCGGGCAGGGGTCGCGGGTGAGGACGGTGCGGATGACGTGGGGCGGGCTGTCGTCCTTGGTCTGGTTGCCGCCCAGCACCGGGATGTACCCGTAGAGGACGGTGCGGGCCGAGCGCTGCCCGGCGGCCATGCCGAGGGTGGCCGCCGTGGTCCCCGCTGCCGCGAAAGCCGCGACCGGCACGGGGTGCAGCGGCAGTTCCCGCTCCCCGGGCACCGGGGCGCCGGCCGTGGCGGGCTGCCAGGTCCCGGCGGTCGGACCGGGCACGAAGGCGCTCTCGGTTCCGTTGCCCTCGATCCGGCGCAGCACGAAGAACGCCCGCTCGTCCAGAGCGCGTTGAACGGTGTGGTCGGGGATCCCCGGCCGGTGGCAGACGAGCGTCGCCGCCACGAGGTAGTACCGACGGCTCGTCGCCATGAAGAACCGGAAGGCCCCGTCCTGCGCGGATCTCTCCGGCAGCGTGCCGGACAGGTCGGCAGGAGAGCGTCCGTCGGTCCCGCCCACGGTCGCCAGGAAGTCGTCGAGGAACGAGTGGGTCCGAGACTCGGCGATCCACGGGCGCAGGAACGCGTCGCTCGCGGTGCCGACGGTGCCCGCCGTCCACAGGGGGGCCGGCGCGAGCCATCGCAGGGCCTCCCTCGCGACGGCGCTCACGTGAAGTTCCCGGCGCCGGGGGTGTAGGCCGTGGCCACCACCGAGTTGATGATCGCCGTGTCGCACTGGATCGCTCCGGAGCTGGCCCACATGGCCGCGCTGACCTTGGCCGAGCCCGCGTCGATCTGGAGGGCCTGGGCGCTGATGGAGAGCTTGCTCGCGGCGGTGAGAGTGACGCCCGCGGGCGCCATCTCCAGCGAGTTGCCGTTGGCGTCGGCGATCCGGATGGTGCTGCCGCCGTCCTCCAGGCTCACCTTCTGGCCGCCCGGTGTCTCCAGCGACAGCGTCACGGCGCCGTCGGTGTCGTCGAGCGCGATCCGGATTCCGGTCCGGGAGACGATCGACTTGAGGTTGTTGGCGGAGTCCATCGACTCCGGCGGATCGTCCTGGCCGTTCCACAACGCGCCGACCACATAAGGCCAGTCCGGGTCGCCGCCGCCGAAGCTGATCAGCACCTCGTCACCGATCTCCGGCACGAACCAGGTGCCCCGGCCGGCGCCGGCCATCGTCGTCGCCAGGCGCGCCCACACGGCGTACTCGTCGCTTCCGGAATCCGGTGACCAGGGCAGCCGCACCTTGACCCGGCCCTGCCGGTCGGGATCCTGGTTGTCGCGGACGACGGCCGGATAGACCCCGAAGTACTGTGCGCCCGCCGGAGCGGTGTCGCAGCTTTCCATGGTCATCGCACGGCCCCCAGTCCGGCACGCTCGACGTCGAATTCGGTGCGGTATCCCTGCGCGAGGTCGTACTCGTGGCGGACCCGGCAGACGGTGTAGTCGCCGTCGAAGGCGTCGCCGAGACCGGTGAGACCCACTCGTACGCCGACGCGCAGCGCGGGGTTGCCCGCCGTGGTGCCCGTACCGCACACGAAGCGCCGGGCCCGCGCCAGGTAGGCGGCCTTCGCCAGCGCCCGCGCGTCGTCGGCGGCCAGCGGGGCCGAACGTACGATCCGTTCGCTACGGTCGCCGAACGCGGACGCCAGCAGCGACGATCCGCCGCGCTGGCCGGGCCCCAGTTCGGCGGCCAGGTCCGAGGAGTCCGCGGTCTCGTGGATGGCGGCCTTGTCCGCGACCGACCAGCCGGTCACCGCGACCTCCGAGACCTGGTGCGCCAGGTCCGCGCGGACGGAGAACGACAGCAGGTCGGCGCCGTAGGCGAGCCGGACCGTCGCGGCGTCCCGGTCGGGGCGGCGGCGGACCCACAGGGTGGTGCCGTCGAGCCAGACCTCACCGTCGTCGGAGCGGGCCAGGCCGCGCAGGAAGGCCAGGTCGCTCTGGTTGAGCTGGGCGGTGACCTTCCGGGACGGCCCGTCGAGCTTCACGTCCGAGGTCAGGCCGTGGTCCCCGGCGAGCCGGTCGGCGATGTCCGCCGTGGTGGAGTCCTCGAAGGTACGGGTACGCCGGGTGAGCCGGAGGTCCTGGAGCCGGTCCTCGGCGAGCACCCGCAGCCGGGCCGGACGGTCGGCGGGGTAGTCGGCCTGGAGGGCGCTGACCTTGCCGGCGAACACCGGGCGGTCCTCGCCGTCCGCCGCGAAGGACACCGTCAGGGCGGTGCCGAAGTCGATCGGGTCGCCGCTGAGGTACAGGTAGTCGGTCGCCGAGTTGCGGATGCCCCAGTTGCCGAACGTGGCCTCGCACCAGGCCATGCCGGCGGTCGTCTCCTCGACGGCCAGCGCCATCAGGTCGCTCATGGCACCGGTGTCGGTCTTCCCGTTCAGGGCGATGACCGGGGTGGACACATACGCCGCGGGTTGTGGGCTCATGGCTCAGTCCGCCATCAGCCGGTGCTCGCGGGTACGGGCCTCACGGTGCCAGTGGCGTAACCACTCACCGAGGTCCGGCGCGGGCGAGTGCGGTGAACTCCCGTCTGGGGCACCGGTGTCCGCGTCCGGCTGCGCCGGGGCGCTGGGCGGGAGGACCTCGAGTTCGTTGATGTCGATGCGCACGCGTGCTCATTCCTTCCCGGTCAGGTGATGCGGACGCTGGTGTCGAGGACGGTTCCCGGTGGCAGCAGCCTCGGGTTGTCGATGCCGTTCGCGGCGGCGATGGTCTTCCACGAGACCCCGGCGCCGGCCCGTGCCGCGATCGACTGCACGCTGTCCCCGGACTGGCTCAGCGTCAGCGGCGTCGTCCCGACCGGGGTGCCGGTCGAGGCCCCGACGGCTCCGGTGGCGCCGAAGCCGACCGGCGCGGTGACGGGCGGGCGGGCGGTGTCGGGGTTGGGCTGCTTCACATCGGACAGCGTCAACTGCACGGTGGCCCGCAGCGGTATGCCGGTCTCCGAGAAGAAGTCGATGGTCTGGGTGAGGCTCTGCACAACGCCGTAGAAGATGAACGAACCCCACTGGAACCGCGCCACCCGCCGGGCGGGCTTGGCCGGGACCGAGGTGTTCGGCAGGGTCAACTGCACGATCTGCTCGGTCCTGTCCTGGACCGAAGTACCGGTCTGCGAGGTGTCAAAGGTGAGTTCGACGGCCAGCGTCGTCGACTGGCCGGTCTGCTGAGCGGCGAACTTGCTCCAGGCGCCGGTCTTGGTGACCGTGTTGGCGCCGGTGACGCCGGTCGGGGTGTACGACAGCCGCAGGCTCTTCGGGTCGAAGTCGACGGTGAGGCTGACGCCTCCGTCGACCTTCGCGCCCACGCCCTCTCCGGGTTTCCATTCGGTGATGGTCGCCGTGCCCATCAGGCCGCTCCCCCGCCGAGTGAGATCGCCGCCGGGACACCGGGGGTGGTGCTGGGCTCGGGCTCGCCCGGTGCCGTGATGTCGAGGCGCTCGTAGACGAGGCCGAGTTCCTCGACCGCGATCAGCCCCTCGCGGGCGTTGAGCGCCGGTGCGCGCATCTTGACCGGCAGGCAGCCGGTCAGCGTGAACCGCAGCGCCGGGGTGCCGTCGGCCGCCCGCATGGTGATGTGACCGTTGGCCGTGAGGACCGAACCGGGCCGGGTTCCTCGCGCGAACCATCTCCAGAGCTGCAGATTCCCCGTCATTCCGCGCTTGAGGGTGAGCTGCCCGTAGGTGACCGGTCCGATGAGGTGGATCTGCCGGTCGTTGACCCCGCCGATTTCGAGGGCCTTGGTCTGCATCGTCATCTCCAGTCCTTCGCACTCGGCGAAGGCCGCGTCGCACAGCGGGCCGGCGAGGTCGGGGGTCGCCTGGTCCAGGTCCAGGACCACGTCGAACCGGAAGGCGGTGAAGGGTGGGTCGATGGCGGTCATGGTCAGCCCTCCAGTACGTCGAGCAGGCCCTCGCCCGAGCGGACCAGGCTGATGGTGATGAACTCGACCAGATCGCTCGGTGCGATCCGCAGAGTGACGATCACGGTGCCGTCTCCCCCGTCGGCGGTGGCCACCTGGTAGGCCTGGAAAGCGCCCCCGGCGGCCATCGAGGCCAGAATCTGCTCGAATCTCATCCGGACGAGCTGCCGGAACTGGTCGTTGTCGGTCTCGAAGGTGTAGCGGCGGCCCTGGGTCAGAGCGATCTTGCGGAGCAGGATCAGCAGGCGCCGTACCGAAAGCTGCAACAGCGCCGGTTCGGTCGACAGGGTGTGCGCGCTGAGCGCGGTGATGGTTCCCGGTTGCTGGCG is part of the Streptomyces sp. NBC_01262 genome and harbors:
- a CDS encoding phage tail protein, producing the protein MDVQGSQYHVVNGIDDWGRCIDTASGLALSQAWADSAPSTTSTAWEYDADLGVLRLRRDTPLFRRAGRTTPIDPGTRRGAGRDGNGDWYWIDSDRRTIRGRAASAHAAGTWWSVDDLASSCACLTADAGAFTHAGTCPPVRILLQGLAVTTHQYLLVGYRSQDEPCEAGLLVFDLRGGGAPLRMRWPGGVPFNPWDLADTADGGALVLDSEHSCYWRLDEHLRLCGQQGAPTPWPLLDAAGAPIHPVSIEPGPGTGSGPDDSVLVMDADPGRGYSTLYRFDRGQLRWTTPLRDVVEVIDPRDPTNTPTLYSLLGHDFCYPAGPPATGPLPPPVLYVGDAEGKQVIAFTLDPGTGEVRAHDDFLPMRRWAGRALVRSGAGAWYDFGERWISLEVFNECRFASTATLVTPAGTADPAGAIPGETFDSQLPGCVWHRLFLDAQVPTGTAVTIRARGGDDPALLPLQPWLAQPAPYLRSGGPELPWLDVWADRRQADGTLPDGTGTWELLFQGVTGRYLQVEVTLTGGGRSSPLLRSLRAWYPRFSYPEHYLPSVYAQNQGQDRFLERFLANAEGLYTAIEEKIEHSHLLLDARTAPTADLPWLAAWFGLALDPLWDTERRRFLIRHVDRFYRRRGTVPGLVATLRVFLDPVVDEHVFDPVGTVGAGSASGIRVVERFLTRDAGGVAYGAPPGSVDAAADPDPRTRVRRSAHRFDVLVPVGLSADDAAMVTRIVAAAKPAHTGFELRRYYELFVIGQARLGIDTEIGHGPSYAPMVTGSGVLAAGYLGYGHPFDITDRVVSDRDRIGAFPAL
- a CDS encoding putative baseplate assembly protein; protein product: MTIQIPVLDDRSFDQLVRETLARVPVHTPEWTNLNESDPGVTILELFAFLTENLLYRSNRIPEANRLKFLTMLGIALQPPSPGTGLITISNDKGPLAPPLAVPAGTEVRAGQVPFTTGVPMAVLPVSSAVYYKQPQTALDLATQNRYKLLYQTFLESDTDILTFYKPVSLDPPATGRPDPVVDLADQVNGTIDRSLWVALLAPKNADLDAVRRAIAGQSLSIGVYPATRTPGQVLPPQNTDTPAVDPGLVFEIAAPEPDTSGLSGPGIGVGPARYTRLPVTYAEAVLDRPGLVQVTLPPYEQLLLWAFDPEEEGTGDFPPRIDDAAVAARLVSWIRLRYQPTTAGTGTGSGTGSGCDCGCTGGDSAADNGSHTTLASLSAASDAPTGRITWAGVNATRAVQSVTVPSESVGIGKGTPFQTFTLARTPVLGDGAPHALTVEVQDIDGTWHTWSEIDDIYAAGPADAVFTLERATGLLTFGNGLAGLRPPRGAAIRASYSSGGGLQGQVAIGGISRSVVLPGGFAVTNPVPTWGAGDGESTADGESAVTRWLRHRDRLVTADDFRDLTRRTPGVDLGRVEVLPLFNPDHPGEPQNWAGMVTVLVIPRSDPLRPQTPQPDRQFLGAVCGWLDPRRLVTTELHVRGPEYQPIWVSVGIATLPGQVPSIVEQAVAKAVQAFLSPLTGGLPPTAADDGLIAPAASGTGWPLGVDVRPQDIEAVATRVAGVRYVDSVLIAMTDANGSVVSPVDSVPISGLRLPAATVTVASGPAPDPAGLTGGSQPAPPTQVPVPVVPDTC
- a CDS encoding GPW/gp25 family protein, with protein sequence MTSPAELYGQGISFPPRVGPDGGIVRSAGEINVRECICTILRTSPGERVERPGFGCGLDRYLFEPNTVTTLRLIIEDVQRALTRWEPRIRLDDVAAEVNAGDPRDVDLTITYTLIATSTRERLQMTLSAEGQVQS
- a CDS encoding phage baseplate assembly protein V produces the protein MTMESCDTAPAGAQYFGVYPAVVRDNQDPDRQGRVKVRLPWSPDSGSDEYAVWARLATTMAGAGRGTWFVPEIGDEVLISFGGGDPDWPYVVGALWNGQDDPPESMDSANNLKSIVSRTGIRIALDDTDGAVTLSLETPGGQKVSLEDGGSTIRIADANGNSLEMAPAGVTLTAASKLSISAQALQIDAGSAKVSAAMWASSGAIQCDTAIINSVVATAYTPGAGNFT
- a CDS encoding phage late control D family protein, whose protein sequence is MSPQPAAYVSTPVIALNGKTDTGAMSDLMALAVEETTAGMAWCEATFGNWGIRNSATDYLYLSGDPIDFGTALTVSFAADGEDRPVFAGKVSALQADYPADRPARLRVLAEDRLQDLRLTRRTRTFEDSTTADIADRLAGDHGLTSDVKLDGPSRKVTAQLNQSDLAFLRGLARSDDGEVWLDGTTLWVRRRPDRDAATVRLAYGADLLSFSVRADLAHQVSEVAVTGWSVADKAAIHETADSSDLAAELGPGQRGGSSLLASAFGDRSERIVRSAPLAADDARALAKAAYLARARRFVCGTGTTAGNPALRVGVRVGLTGLGDAFDGDYTVCRVRHEYDLAQGYRTEFDVERAGLGAVR
- a CDS encoding CIS tube protein, whose protein sequence is MGTATITEWKPGEGVGAKVDGGVSLTVDFDPKSLRLSYTPTGVTGANTVTKTGAWSKFAAQQTGQSTTLAVELTFDTSQTGTSVQDRTEQIVQLTLPNTSVPAKPARRVARFQWGSFIFYGVVQSLTQTIDFFSETGIPLRATVQLTLSDVKQPNPDTARPPVTAPVGFGATGAVGASTGTPVGTTPLTLSQSGDSVQSIAARAGAGVSWKTIAAANGIDNPRLLPPGTVLDTSVRIT
- a CDS encoding phage tail protein; translated protein: MTAIDPPFTAFRFDVVLDLDQATPDLAGPLCDAAFAECEGLEMTMQTKALEIGGVNDRQIHLIGPVTYGQLTLKRGMTGNLQLWRWFARGTRPGSVLTANGHITMRAADGTPALRFTLTGCLPVKMRAPALNAREGLIAVEELGLVYERLDITAPGEPEPSTTPGVPAAISLGGGAA